In one Mycobacteroides chelonae genomic region, the following are encoded:
- a CDS encoding fatty acid--CoA ligase: protein MQNVPLTVSAIVQHAAAIHGDSEVVTPTGNGYRRTPYRIVLARVARLANALRSLGVTADQRVATFQWSNQEHLEAYCAIPSMGAVLHTLNIRLAPEQLAYIANHASDQIVLVDASVAPLLARALPAMASVHTVIVTGEGDLAPLQGCGKTVLRYEEVLAGQEESFDWPELDELSAAAMCYTSGTTGDPKGVVYSHRSTYLHSLTACTANALSVSEADRVLAIVPMFHANAWGLIYAALMSGADLVLPDRYLQAEPLVSIIEDTRPTLAGAVPTIWNDVDRYLDSHPERDISSLRLVACGGSAVPLSLMRAFEEKYDVPIVQAWGMTETSPLATVARPAHRADATRRWELRASQGRPICGVEIRLRDDDGKDVPWDGQSVGEIQARGPWITGSYFGNNDTEKFDEGWLRTGDVGKIDAEGYLTLTDRSKDVIKSGGEWISSVELENTLIGHPAVYEAAVVGVADDKWQERPLALVVVHPGTDVDIDQLRSFLADKVAKWWIPERWSFVSDIPRTSVGKYDKKVIRARHSAGEYLIEIETS from the coding sequence ATGCAAAATGTTCCGCTCACGGTGTCGGCGATCGTCCAGCATGCGGCAGCCATACACGGTGACAGCGAGGTCGTCACTCCGACCGGAAATGGATATCGGAGAACGCCTTACCGCATTGTGCTGGCGCGAGTGGCTCGCCTTGCCAATGCGCTGCGCAGTCTTGGCGTCACGGCAGACCAACGCGTGGCCACCTTCCAGTGGAGCAACCAGGAACATCTGGAGGCCTACTGTGCGATTCCCTCCATGGGCGCGGTCCTGCACACGCTCAACATTCGTTTGGCCCCAGAGCAACTGGCGTACATCGCCAATCACGCGAGCGATCAGATCGTCCTAGTCGACGCTTCGGTTGCCCCGTTGTTGGCGCGCGCGCTCCCAGCGATGGCGTCGGTGCACACCGTCATCGTCACCGGAGAGGGCGACCTTGCCCCGCTCCAGGGATGCGGGAAGACCGTTCTGCGTTACGAGGAAGTGCTTGCCGGCCAAGAAGAATCATTTGACTGGCCTGAGCTCGACGAGCTGTCCGCCGCGGCCATGTGTTATACGAGCGGTACCACCGGAGATCCCAAAGGCGTCGTCTACAGCCACCGTTCGACGTACCTTCACTCCCTGACCGCCTGCACAGCTAACGCTTTGTCAGTCAGCGAGGCCGACCGTGTGCTGGCCATCGTCCCAATGTTTCACGCCAATGCGTGGGGGCTTATTTACGCAGCGTTGATGTCCGGTGCGGATCTGGTACTGCCTGACCGGTATCTCCAAGCCGAACCGTTGGTGTCGATCATCGAAGACACCAGACCGACCTTGGCCGGTGCAGTGCCGACGATCTGGAACGATGTCGACCGATATCTGGATTCGCACCCTGAGCGGGACATTTCTTCGTTACGGCTGGTCGCGTGCGGGGGGTCTGCTGTTCCGCTTTCGTTGATGCGGGCATTCGAAGAGAAGTACGACGTGCCCATTGTGCAGGCCTGGGGTATGACCGAAACCTCTCCGTTGGCGACCGTTGCACGTCCGGCTCACAGAGCCGACGCGACGCGGCGCTGGGAGCTGCGCGCATCCCAGGGCCGACCGATCTGCGGTGTCGAAATCCGGTTGCGGGACGACGACGGGAAAGACGTGCCGTGGGACGGGCAATCAGTTGGGGAGATCCAGGCGCGCGGTCCCTGGATCACCGGGTCCTATTTCGGAAACAACGATACGGAGAAGTTCGACGAAGGATGGCTGCGTACCGGTGATGTGGGCAAGATCGACGCCGAGGGCTATCTGACACTGACCGACCGCTCGAAAGACGTCATCAAGTCAGGTGGCGAATGGATCTCCTCGGTGGAGCTGGAAAACACGCTGATCGGCCACCCTGCCGTGTACGAAGCGGCGGTAGTCGGCGTCGCGGACGATAAATGGCAGGAAAGGCCGTTGGCGCTTGTCGTCGTCCACCCCGGAACCGACGTTGACATTGACCAACTCCGATCGTTCCTTGCGGACAAAGTCGCCAAATGGTGGATTCCCGAGCGATGGAGCTTCGTGTCCGATATTCCGAGGACGAGCGTCGGAAAGTACGACAAAAAGGTCATCCGTGCGCGCCACTCTGCCGGCGAATACCTCATCGAAATCGAAACGTCATAA
- a CDS encoding BtrH N-terminal domain-containing protein, whose product MASMVVPYRHDMGGHCGSGALRDLTEWAGIRWGDDTPDEGIVFALGGALDFSYVRSAHLRPPIYLVGRSADLEDEYLTRLGARFECRSTDDPDLGWKWVTEQIDAGTPVMVWTDIAELPYLRTRLSMSRHDVVIVGYDDDEELAFVVDNDRDTPQAVPYENLRKARASTGFPVPTRHTTYVVEWPGAAPDLGNAARSAFRRSADAMQGSCVSAPITEDSDCEIQVRGLPGVSTFVEDLKRWPKIFDDDTLDGALFALSAFIEKAGTGGGLFRDLQARGCRRVAEELSFEPAFKAAEAAKTASELWTAVAHAAYDRGADPHRRASGAASVAAQLPTAERRLAEALREAGDLLL is encoded by the coding sequence ATGGCATCGATGGTGGTGCCGTATCGCCACGACATGGGCGGCCACTGCGGATCGGGGGCTCTTCGGGATTTGACCGAATGGGCCGGGATCCGTTGGGGTGATGACACCCCGGACGAAGGCATCGTGTTTGCTCTCGGCGGGGCCCTCGACTTCTCGTATGTTCGCTCGGCCCACCTACGTCCACCGATCTACCTCGTTGGACGCAGCGCGGACCTCGAAGACGAATACTTGACCCGGTTGGGCGCGCGCTTCGAGTGTCGTTCGACAGACGACCCCGATCTCGGGTGGAAATGGGTGACCGAACAGATCGATGCCGGTACGCCGGTCATGGTGTGGACTGACATCGCCGAATTGCCCTATCTGAGAACGCGTCTGAGTATGAGCCGGCACGATGTCGTGATCGTAGGGTACGACGACGACGAGGAACTCGCCTTCGTGGTCGATAACGATCGCGATACACCTCAAGCCGTGCCTTACGAGAATCTACGGAAGGCGCGGGCATCGACGGGATTTCCCGTCCCCACGCGGCACACCACCTACGTAGTCGAGTGGCCCGGCGCGGCACCAGATCTCGGCAATGCTGCCCGGTCGGCCTTCCGTAGGTCCGCGGACGCGATGCAGGGTTCGTGTGTGAGCGCGCCGATCACCGAGGACTCCGATTGTGAAATTCAGGTGCGTGGGCTACCAGGGGTATCGACTTTTGTGGAGGATCTCAAGCGGTGGCCGAAGATCTTTGACGACGACACCCTCGACGGAGCCTTGTTTGCGCTGAGCGCCTTCATCGAAAAAGCCGGAACCGGAGGCGGTCTGTTCCGAGATCTGCAAGCACGTGGATGTCGGCGCGTCGCTGAAGAGTTGAGTTTCGAACCTGCGTTTAAAGCAGCGGAGGCTGCAAAGACCGCATCTGAGTTGTGGACCGCGGTTGCGCACGCCGCTTATGACCGCGGTGCAGATCCGCACCGAAGAGCGAGCGGCGCCGCGTCCGTGGCTGCGCAATTGCCGACAGCCGAACGTCGACTCGCGGAGGCGCTGAGGGAGGCAGGAGATCTACTCCTATGA
- a CDS encoding acyl-CoA dehydrogenase family protein → MTDAGTTTASRDGAARFAIAPEVWTTPERRALSQMARSFSEREIAPKLAEWEHVGEIPRDLHLNAAEVGLLRIGFPEEVGGSGGNAIDSALVTEAILAAGGSTGVCAALFTHGIALPHIAANGSDALIQRYVRPTLAGKMIGSLGVTEPGAGSDVANLRTRAVREGDTYVVNGAKTFITSGVRADFVTTAVRTGGPGYGGVSLLVIDKNSPGFEVSRRLDKMGWRCSDTAELSFVDVRVPADNLVGAENSGFLQIMQQFQAERLGIAVQAYATAGRALDLAKSWARERETFGRPLTGRQIIRHKLAEMARQVDVACTYTRAVMQRWLAGEDVVAEVSMAKNTAVYACDYVVNEAVQIFGGMGYMRESEIERHYRDCRILGIGGGTNEIMNEVIAKRIGL, encoded by the coding sequence ATGACGGACGCTGGCACGACCACGGCAAGCAGGGATGGGGCTGCTCGTTTCGCTATCGCCCCGGAGGTGTGGACCACGCCGGAGCGACGAGCGCTGAGCCAAATGGCGCGGTCTTTCTCGGAACGTGAAATCGCGCCGAAGCTAGCGGAATGGGAGCACGTGGGTGAGATTCCGCGCGACCTGCATCTCAATGCTGCCGAGGTGGGGCTTCTCAGAATCGGGTTCCCGGAAGAAGTCGGCGGCAGCGGCGGCAATGCGATTGACTCTGCACTGGTCACTGAGGCCATCCTGGCCGCAGGCGGGTCCACTGGCGTCTGCGCCGCCTTGTTCACCCATGGCATTGCCCTTCCCCACATTGCCGCCAATGGCTCCGACGCCCTGATTCAACGATATGTCCGTCCTACGCTCGCAGGAAAGATGATCGGCTCGCTGGGCGTTACCGAGCCTGGGGCAGGCTCAGATGTCGCGAATCTGCGCACACGCGCGGTGCGCGAGGGGGACACCTACGTGGTCAACGGAGCAAAGACGTTCATCACCAGCGGAGTTCGAGCGGACTTCGTTACTACGGCGGTACGCACCGGCGGACCGGGTTACGGTGGAGTTTCATTGCTTGTGATCGACAAGAATTCGCCTGGATTCGAAGTGTCCCGCCGGTTAGACAAGATGGGGTGGCGATGTAGCGACACCGCCGAGTTGTCTTTCGTCGACGTTCGCGTACCGGCTGACAACCTGGTGGGGGCAGAGAACAGTGGGTTTTTGCAGATCATGCAGCAATTTCAGGCTGAACGGCTCGGCATCGCCGTCCAGGCGTACGCGACGGCGGGTCGGGCTCTCGACCTTGCCAAGAGTTGGGCGCGGGAACGTGAAACGTTCGGTAGACCCTTGACGGGGCGCCAGATCATTCGCCATAAGCTTGCGGAGATGGCTCGACAGGTCGACGTGGCGTGCACCTACACCCGTGCGGTCATGCAGAGGTGGCTAGCGGGGGAGGATGTCGTTGCCGAGGTGTCGATGGCCAAGAACACCGCTGTGTATGCGTGCGACTACGTGGTCAATGAGGCGGTTCAGATCTTCGGTGGGATGGGCTACATGCGTGAGTCTGAGATCGAGAGACACTATCGAGATTGCCGAATTCTCGGAATAGGCGGCGGCACCAACGAAATCATGAACGAGGTCATCGCCAAACGTATCGGACTCTAG
- a CDS encoding acyl-CoA dehydrogenase family protein, whose protein sequence is MSSPISPWMNAELLELRDLAAKFFSAELAPHANRFADQHHVDRELWNRAGELGLLCMSIPEEYGGGGGTFAHEAVVLEEQARIGDSSWGAGLHSGIVAHYILQYATEELRAQWLPKMASGEMIGAIAMTEPGTGSDLQSVKTKALLDGDEYVITGSKTFITNGQQADLIIVVAKTDPSQGAAGISLIVVEADRAGFRRGKVLDKIGQRGQDTSELFFDEVRVPRSHLLGQSEGQGFIQLMTQLPQERLIVAVGAVAAMELALEQTLKYTREREAFGRPVFGFQNTKFTLAEAATETRIARVFLDYCIDLHLAGQLDVQTVAMAKWWTTERAMKVLDDCMQLHGGYGYMTEYPISRLWVDQRVQKIYAGTNEVMKEIISRSL, encoded by the coding sequence ATGTCCTCACCAATCTCTCCCTGGATGAATGCCGAATTACTCGAGCTTCGTGACCTCGCTGCGAAGTTCTTCTCGGCCGAATTGGCGCCGCATGCGAACCGCTTTGCAGACCAGCACCACGTCGACCGAGAACTGTGGAACCGAGCAGGCGAGCTGGGCCTGCTCTGCATGTCTATACCTGAGGAATACGGCGGAGGCGGTGGCACTTTCGCGCACGAAGCGGTCGTGCTTGAAGAGCAGGCCCGCATAGGTGACAGCTCATGGGGCGCGGGACTGCACAGCGGAATCGTCGCCCACTACATCCTGCAGTACGCGACTGAAGAGCTGCGCGCGCAGTGGCTTCCCAAGATGGCGTCCGGTGAAATGATCGGGGCGATCGCCATGACAGAACCGGGGACCGGGTCCGATCTGCAGAGCGTCAAGACAAAAGCCCTCCTGGACGGTGACGAGTACGTGATCACCGGCTCCAAGACTTTCATCACCAACGGCCAACAGGCCGACCTCATCATCGTTGTTGCCAAGACAGATCCGAGCCAGGGCGCTGCGGGCATCTCTTTGATCGTTGTCGAGGCTGACCGGGCGGGATTCCGGCGCGGCAAGGTTCTCGACAAAATCGGCCAGCGCGGCCAGGACACCTCCGAGTTGTTCTTCGATGAAGTGAGAGTTCCGCGCTCGCATCTACTGGGCCAGTCTGAGGGACAGGGCTTCATTCAGCTGATGACGCAGCTGCCACAAGAGCGACTCATCGTCGCGGTGGGGGCTGTCGCAGCGATGGAACTTGCCCTGGAGCAGACGCTCAAGTACACGCGTGAGCGGGAGGCGTTCGGTCGGCCTGTCTTTGGCTTTCAGAACACCAAGTTCACGCTGGCTGAAGCCGCGACAGAAACGCGCATCGCACGAGTGTTCCTCGACTACTGCATCGACCTGCACCTTGCGGGTCAACTCGACGTGCAGACCGTCGCCATGGCGAAGTGGTGGACCACTGAGCGAGCGATGAAGGTACTCGATGACTGTATGCAGCTTCACGGCGGATATGGCTACATGACCGAGTACCCCATCTCGAGGTTGTGGGTGGATCAGCGCGTGCAAAAAATCTATGCCGGCACGAACGAGGTGATGAAGGAAATCATCTCGCGTTCCCTATGA
- a CDS encoding SCP2 sterol-binding domain-containing protein — protein MAVFADAEEVYRYLAGIFRRGLENEDLANRLAGSGVVLRIHYTDPDAVVTVDMPEKVVETGADSGVTPNVELFMSADTGNRFWLGKVNLTMAMAKGTVRAKGPVTKLIKLIPQAKNLFPEYRAILEADKRHDLLNV, from the coding sequence ATGGCTGTCTTCGCTGATGCGGAAGAGGTTTACCGCTACCTCGCCGGCATCTTTCGACGAGGTTTGGAGAACGAAGACCTTGCGAACAGACTTGCCGGGTCCGGGGTGGTGTTACGGATCCACTACACCGATCCGGATGCGGTAGTAACCGTGGATATGCCGGAGAAGGTCGTAGAGACCGGCGCGGACAGTGGCGTTACACCGAATGTCGAATTGTTCATGTCCGCGGATACCGGCAACAGGTTCTGGTTGGGGAAGGTGAACTTGACCATGGCGATGGCGAAAGGAACTGTACGAGCGAAAGGTCCTGTCACCAAACTGATCAAGCTCATACCGCAGGCAAAGAACCTCTTTCCGGAATACCGGGCAATCCTTGAGGCCGACAAGCGTCACGACCTGCTCAATGTGTGA
- a CDS encoding cytochrome P450, translating into MTNHLLAPAHHVKERLSSVIMVPAPHAVDDRWRRWSRDWPVRELAPAPAGSGLKAVRGDAGLPFVGHTLDYIRFGSDFSRERYDRLGSVSWMGAFGTKMVVIAGPDATREAFTSEAKAFSQDGWSFLIDAFFHRGLMLMSFDEHLMHRRIMQEAFTRPRLTGYVEQVTPCVRSAVPAWPVGPSVRIYPLLKELTLDIATDVFMGGRGKDESDAVNKAFVATVRAASSLVRAPLPGTRFRAGVQGRRVLEDYFFRHLPAARAGETEDLFAALCQATTEDGERFSDEDVVNHMIFLMMAAHDTSTITTTAVTYFLAKYPQWQEAAAAEAAAIGDGLPDIEALEKMTVIDLVIKEALRLLAPVPLVMRKTVRDVAIDGYHIPSNTLCAITPAVNHFDRTIWSDPERFDPSRFDEPRREDQHHRFAWVPFGGGAHKCIGMQFGTLEVKAILHRMLRSFTWKVPENYHVRWDNTSLPIPVDGLPLEMKRR; encoded by the coding sequence ATGACGAATCACCTTCTCGCACCTGCGCACCACGTGAAGGAGCGGTTGTCCTCTGTGATCATGGTCCCCGCGCCTCACGCCGTCGACGACAGATGGCGTCGATGGAGCCGGGACTGGCCGGTTCGTGAACTGGCACCGGCACCCGCGGGCAGTGGATTGAAAGCCGTCCGGGGGGATGCCGGACTGCCCTTCGTAGGTCACACGCTCGACTACATCCGATTCGGCTCGGATTTCAGTCGAGAGCGCTACGACCGTCTGGGTTCGGTGTCGTGGATGGGCGCGTTCGGCACCAAGATGGTGGTCATCGCCGGCCCTGACGCCACTCGAGAGGCGTTCACGAGCGAAGCGAAAGCATTCTCTCAGGATGGCTGGTCCTTCCTGATCGACGCCTTCTTCCATCGCGGTTTGATGCTCATGAGCTTCGACGAGCACTTGATGCACCGGCGCATCATGCAGGAGGCGTTTACGCGTCCGCGCCTGACCGGATACGTCGAACAGGTAACGCCATGCGTTCGCTCGGCAGTGCCTGCGTGGCCGGTGGGCCCGTCGGTTCGAATCTACCCACTGTTGAAGGAACTCACCCTCGACATCGCTACCGACGTCTTCATGGGCGGCCGCGGCAAGGACGAGAGCGATGCTGTCAACAAGGCGTTCGTCGCTACGGTCCGGGCGGCGAGTTCCCTTGTGCGTGCTCCGCTTCCGGGAACCAGATTCCGCGCTGGTGTGCAAGGGCGGCGCGTTTTGGAGGACTACTTCTTCCGGCATCTGCCGGCCGCGCGAGCCGGTGAAACGGAGGATCTGTTCGCTGCTCTCTGTCAAGCCACGACCGAAGACGGGGAGCGGTTTTCCGACGAGGATGTGGTGAATCACATGATCTTCTTGATGATGGCGGCCCACGACACCTCGACGATCACCACCACAGCGGTCACCTATTTCCTTGCCAAGTATCCGCAGTGGCAGGAGGCTGCGGCTGCGGAAGCCGCGGCCATCGGTGACGGGTTGCCGGACATCGAGGCCCTGGAGAAGATGACGGTCATCGACCTCGTGATCAAGGAAGCGCTCAGACTGCTTGCACCTGTTCCGCTGGTGATGCGCAAGACGGTTCGAGATGTCGCCATCGATGGATATCACATCCCCTCGAACACGTTATGCGCTATAACGCCTGCCGTGAATCACTTCGATCGAACGATCTGGAGTGATCCGGAGCGGTTCGATCCCTCACGTTTCGACGAGCCTCGGCGCGAAGACCAACACCACCGATTCGCCTGGGTTCCGTTCGGAGGTGGAGCGCACAAGTGCATCGGCATGCAATTCGGGACGCTCGAAGTCAAAGCAATCCTGCACAGGATGCTGCGTTCGTTCACTTGGAAGGTTCCGGAGAACTATCACGTCCGATGGGACAACACCTCGCTGCCCATTCCGGTGGACGGACTTCCGTTGGAGATGAAGCGCCGATGA
- a CDS encoding NDMA-dependent alcohol dehydrogenase, whose amino-acid sequence MKTRAAVLWGLEQKWEVEEVDLDPPGPGEVLVRLAATGLCHSDEHLVTGDLPIPLPVVGGHEGAGTVVECGEGVEELSEGDSVILTFLPSCGRCSYCARGMGNLCELGAALMMGPQIDGTYRFHARGEDVGQMCLLGTFSEYTVVPQASVVKIDGGIPLDRAALIGCGVTTGYGSAVRTGEVRAGDTVVVVGAGGIGMNAIQGARIAGALAIVAVDPVKFKREQASGFGATHTAASMDEAWSLVSDMTLGKLADVCILTTDVAEASYTAEALALVGKRGRVVVTAIGHPDDSSISGSLLEMTLYEKQIRGALYGSSNAPHDIPRLVELYSAGLLKLDELVTREYSLDQINEGYQDMRSGKNIRGLVRF is encoded by the coding sequence ATGAAGACACGTGCGGCTGTTTTGTGGGGCTTGGAGCAGAAGTGGGAGGTCGAAGAAGTCGATTTGGATCCGCCAGGTCCCGGGGAGGTCCTCGTGCGGCTGGCGGCCACCGGCTTGTGCCATTCCGACGAACATCTGGTGACCGGCGACCTCCCGATCCCATTGCCGGTAGTGGGGGGTCATGAGGGTGCTGGCACAGTCGTGGAGTGCGGCGAAGGGGTTGAGGAACTGTCCGAAGGTGATTCTGTCATCTTGACCTTCCTTCCCTCGTGTGGGCGCTGCTCGTACTGCGCGCGCGGCATGGGCAATCTCTGTGAGTTGGGAGCGGCGCTCATGATGGGACCGCAGATCGACGGCACCTATCGCTTTCACGCACGAGGCGAGGACGTCGGGCAGATGTGTTTGCTCGGGACGTTTTCCGAGTACACAGTGGTGCCGCAGGCGTCCGTGGTCAAGATTGACGGCGGAATCCCCCTGGATCGGGCAGCCTTGATCGGTTGCGGCGTCACGACCGGTTACGGATCTGCGGTGCGGACTGGGGAGGTGCGCGCCGGGGACACCGTCGTGGTAGTGGGAGCGGGCGGAATCGGAATGAATGCGATTCAGGGCGCGCGAATCGCGGGAGCGCTGGCGATTGTGGCGGTCGATCCGGTGAAGTTCAAGCGAGAGCAAGCGAGCGGGTTCGGTGCGACGCACACCGCGGCCTCGATGGATGAAGCTTGGTCGCTGGTCAGCGATATGACGCTGGGCAAGCTGGCTGATGTCTGCATCCTCACCACCGATGTGGCTGAGGCCTCCTACACCGCGGAAGCGCTGGCCTTGGTCGGAAAGCGCGGGCGCGTCGTGGTCACGGCCATCGGGCACCCCGACGACTCATCGATCTCAGGATCACTGCTTGAAATGACGCTTTACGAGAAGCAGATTCGTGGCGCTTTGTATGGCTCATCCAATGCGCCGCACGATATTCCGCGACTGGTCGAGCTGTACTCCGCTGGGTTGTTGAAGCTCGATGAGTTGGTCACCCGCGAATACTCCCTCGACCAAATTAATGAGGGCTACCAGGATATGCGTTCAGGAAAAAATATCCGAGGGCTGGTCCGGTTCTGA
- a CDS encoding IS3 family transposase (programmed frameshift) — MPRPYPREFRDDVVRVARNRDDGVTIEQIATDFGVHPMTLTKWMRQADVDEGAKPGKSTNDSADLRELRRRNRLLEQENEVLRRAAAYLSQANLPKRVYPLVSELAADGIPVAVTRRVLKLARQPYYRWRANPITNAELVEAYRANALFDAHGEDPEFGYRYLVEEAREAGEPMAERTAWRICSQQQLWSVFGKKRGKNGKPGPPVHDDLVQRDFTAETPNMLWLSDITEHYTGEGKLYLCAIKDAFSNRIVGYSIDSRMKSRLATAALRNAVGRRGVVAGCVVHTDRGSQFRSRKFVQALHHHGMVGSMGRVGAAGDNAAMESFFSLLQKNVLDRRRWATREELRIAIVTWIERTYHRRRRQGALGRLTPVEYEAIMTTTASQAA; from the exons GTGCCTAGGCCCTACCCCCGTGAATTTCGCGACGACGTCGTCCGCGTTGCCCGTAACCGCGACGACGGGGTGACGATCGAGCAGATCGCCACCGATTTCGGCGTGCACCCGATGACGTTGACCAAGTGGATGCGCCAAGCCGACGTCGACGAGGGCGCCAAGCCAGGTAAGAGCACCAATGACTCCGCTGATCTGCGCGAGCTACGACGCCGAAATCGGTTGTTGGAACAAGAGAATGAAGTCTTACGGCGGGCAGCGGCGTACTTGTCGCAGGCCAATCTGCCG AAAAGGGTCTACCCGCTCGTAAGTGAGCTCGCCGCCGACGGGATTCCCGTCGCGGTGACGCGCCGGGTACTCAAGCTCGCCCGCCAGCCCTACTACCGCTGGCGGGCAAATCCCATCACCAATGCCGAACTCGTCGAGGCATACCGCGCCAACGCCCTGTTCGACGCGCACGGCGAGGACCCCGAGTTCGGCTACCGCTACCTCGTCGAGGAGGCCCGTGAGGCCGGCGAGCCGATGGCCGAGCGCACCGCCTGGCGCATCTGCTCACAGCAGCAGTTGTGGAGCGTGTTCGGCAAGAAGCGCGGCAAGAACGGCAAACCAGGACCGCCGGTGCACGACGATCTGGTCCAGCGCGACTTCACCGCTGAAACGCCAAACATGTTGTGGCTCAGCGACATAACTGAGCATTATACCGGCGAGGGCAAGCTCTACCTCTGCGCGATCAAGGATGCATTCTCCAACCGCATCGTGGGTTATTCGATCGACTCCCGAATGAAGTCACGCCTGGCGACCGCCGCGCTGCGCAACGCGGTCGGCCGCCGTGGGGTGGTCGCCGGCTGCGTGGTTCACACGGACAGAGGGTCGCAGTTTCGAAGTCGAAAGTTCGTCCAGGCCCTGCACCATCACGGCATGGTCGGCTCAATGGGACGTGTCGGCGCGGCCGGCGACAACGCGGCGATGGAGAGCTTCTTCAGCCTGCTGCAGAAGAACGTCCTCGACCGCCGCCGCTGGGCCACCCGAGAGGAGCTGCGGATCGCCATCGTCACTTGGATCGAACGCACCTACCACCGACGTCGCCGCCAAGGCGCCCTCGGCCGGTTGACCCCCGTCGAATACGAAGCCATCATGACCACGACGGCCAGTCAGGCCGCGTGA
- a CDS encoding transglutaminase-like domain-containing protein translates to MTVDHSPYLEPTEFLDWQQDSVRDFVSSAIRGACGDTEKAIAIFTAVRDSIWYDPYTVTDNPHAYRASTVATAERAYCVPKAVLLTAACRAAGIPARLGFADVRNHLQTKALRERMGGSDVFVYHGYSLMFLNGAWVKATPAFNRELCARFGVSPIEFDGRSDALLHGFTADGTQHMEYLRDRGAYDDLPLADILQALRTHYGTFIDQPNSRPDLFA, encoded by the coding sequence ATGACCGTCGACCACAGCCCCTACCTCGAACCCACGGAGTTTCTTGACTGGCAACAAGATTCGGTACGTGACTTCGTGTCATCGGCGATCCGTGGTGCCTGCGGCGACACCGAGAAGGCCATCGCCATCTTCACCGCGGTCCGTGACTCCATTTGGTACGACCCCTACACGGTGACCGACAACCCGCACGCGTATCGCGCCAGCACCGTCGCGACCGCAGAACGGGCCTACTGCGTCCCGAAGGCCGTGCTCTTGACTGCAGCGTGCCGAGCGGCGGGAATCCCGGCGCGGCTGGGGTTCGCCGACGTCCGAAACCACCTCCAGACCAAGGCATTGCGCGAGCGGATGGGTGGTAGCGACGTTTTCGTCTACCACGGCTACAGTCTCATGTTCCTCAACGGTGCGTGGGTAAAGGCCACCCCGGCGTTCAATCGCGAGCTGTGCGCACGCTTCGGTGTCTCGCCGATCGAATTCGACGGCCGTAGCGACGCGCTACTCCATGGTTTCACCGCTGACGGCACCCAGCACATGGAGTATCTGCGCGACCGGGGAGCCTACGACGATCTACCCCTAGCAGACATCCTGCAAGCACTGAGAACGCATTACGGCACATTCATCGATCAGCCGAACAGCCGTCCCGACCTCTTCGCCTGA